A window of the Lysinibacillus irui genome harbors these coding sequences:
- a CDS encoding Y-family DNA polymerase, which translates to MNYEGMPNRPIICIDMKSFYASCIAMLEGLDILNDPIAVVGNFNQPGSVVLAASPAMKERFKIKTGNRRYEIPQHPDIKLFEPKMSFFIQMSMTITKLIANYVPVDAIHVYSVDESFVDLTGTEKLWGSPEETAKEIQRAILDQFNVPSAIGMGPNMLMAKLALDIEAKKTGFAKWTYDDVPTKLWPVRPLSEMWGIGKQMEANLNKMGIQTVGGLANADLDELEKRFGIMGNQLYHHAWGIDLSKLGEPLITNGALSFGTGQMLMRDYHTRKEISVVLLEMCEDVMKRARDAGFVGRTISLGLSYSRNAMTKGFHRSRTIAVPTNETLEMYKVCIELLDEHFAGEPARQLSVRISNLEREHSIQLDLFDERKPQRQLIGPTMDAIRNKFGATALLRAVSFTSAGTAISRDRLVGGHLA; encoded by the coding sequence ATGAACTATGAGGGTATGCCGAATCGACCTATTATATGCATCGATATGAAGAGTTTTTATGCAAGCTGTATTGCCATGTTAGAAGGGTTAGATATTTTAAATGACCCAATTGCAGTCGTGGGTAATTTTAATCAACCAGGCAGTGTTGTGTTAGCAGCATCCCCAGCAATGAAAGAGCGATTTAAAATTAAGACAGGTAATAGACGTTATGAAATCCCTCAACATCCAGATATAAAATTGTTTGAACCAAAAATGAGTTTTTTCATCCAGATGTCGATGACTATTACAAAGCTAATCGCTAACTATGTACCAGTGGACGCCATACATGTTTATAGTGTGGACGAAAGCTTTGTGGACTTAACTGGCACAGAAAAATTATGGGGATCTCCTGAAGAAACAGCGAAAGAAATTCAAAGAGCAATTCTTGATCAATTTAATGTGCCAAGCGCTATAGGGATGGGGCCCAATATGCTGATGGCTAAATTGGCTTTGGACATCGAGGCAAAGAAAACAGGCTTTGCTAAGTGGACTTATGATGATGTGCCAACAAAATTATGGCCTGTACGACCTTTATCAGAAATGTGGGGCATAGGTAAGCAAATGGAAGCCAACCTAAATAAGATGGGCATTCAAACAGTAGGTGGATTAGCTAATGCTGATTTAGATGAATTAGAAAAACGCTTTGGCATTATGGGCAACCAATTATATCATCACGCCTGGGGAATTGATTTATCTAAACTGGGTGAGCCATTAATTACAAACGGAGCTTTAAGCTTCGGTACGGGACAAATGTTGATGAGAGATTATCACACACGAAAAGAAATATCAGTCGTTCTCTTAGAAATGTGCGAGGATGTTATGAAACGTGCAAGAGATGCCGGTTTTGTTGGCCGCACCATCAGCTTAGGTTTATCGTACAGTCGTAATGCGATGACGAAGGGATTCCACCGTTCAAGAACGATTGCTGTTCCAACAAATGAAACACTTGAAATGTATAAAGTCTGTATTGAATTACTCGATGAGCATTTTGCAGGGGAGCCAGCTCGACAGCTTTCTGTCCGGATATCCAACTTAGAGCGAGAGCATAGTATCCAATTAGATTTATTTGACGAGCGAAAACCACAGCGGCAATTGATTGGACCAACAATGGATGCAATACGTAATAAATTTGGGGCGACAGCATTATTACGAGCGGTATCATTTACAAGCGCTGGTACTGCTATCAGCCGTGATCGCTTAGTTGGTGGACATTTAGCATAG
- a CDS encoding low temperature requirement protein A, translated as MEEKKITWLELFYDLIFVAAVSTATNVLLHVEKGEIRPEYFLKFVLIFIPIWWSWVGQTLFINRFGQDFLYQRIFTIFQMLFVLIMTASLSVNFDEYYLSFLFGYIGLRALTAIQYLVVQRFEEGDRKKVAQFFGTRFWIGIIISCFSIFFDSWIRYSILYTGILVDILVPFLGRKYLVKAPSYTSHLLERFASLTLILFGESVVSTLYVLQPQKGDWDAILFSLISFILIVSMWWQYFENVEKKVDKSIKTSGQTIIYGHLFILMSLSMIAASIKLLYLNEVHYSFDLYFIFGSVCLYFMTTTIVFHQYRFSQDRLKLYHLVLFIGILASFFIINLIVEVPNVVIMGEMTLFFIIYAKLTTT; from the coding sequence ATGGAAGAAAAGAAAATAACCTGGTTAGAACTTTTTTATGACTTGATATTTGTAGCGGCTGTTTCGACTGCCACAAATGTATTACTTCATGTTGAAAAGGGGGAAATTCGCCCGGAATACTTTTTGAAGTTTGTTTTAATATTTATCCCTATCTGGTGGTCTTGGGTAGGACAAACATTGTTTATTAATCGTTTTGGACAAGATTTTTTATATCAGCGTATTTTTACAATTTTTCAGATGCTATTTGTCCTTATTATGACAGCCAGCTTATCGGTTAACTTTGATGAATATTATCTGTCGTTTCTTTTTGGCTATATTGGGTTAAGAGCTCTAACAGCTATCCAATATTTGGTTGTTCAACGTTTTGAAGAGGGCGATAGGAAAAAGGTAGCGCAATTTTTTGGTACACGTTTTTGGATTGGCATCATCATCTCTTGTTTTTCTATATTTTTTGATTCATGGATTCGTTATAGCATTTTGTATACAGGGATTTTAGTTGATATCCTGGTGCCTTTTTTGGGGCGTAAATATTTGGTGAAAGCTCCGTCTTATACGTCTCATTTATTAGAACGCTTTGCTTCATTAACACTCATTCTTTTCGGAGAATCAGTCGTTAGCACCCTTTATGTGCTGCAGCCTCAAAAAGGGGATTGGGATGCTATTTTATTTTCCCTCATATCGTTTATTCTTATAGTTTCAATGTGGTGGCAGTATTTTGAAAATGTTGAAAAGAAAGTTGACAAATCGATCAAAACATCAGGCCAAACCATTATTTATGGGCATCTATTCATATTAATGTCTTTGAGCATGATTGCTGCTTCCATTAAACTATTGTATCTAAATGAGGTTCATTATTCATTTGATTTATATTTTATTTTCGGTTCCGTATGCCTATACTTCATGACAACTACTATTGTTTTTCATCAATACAGGTTTAGTCAAGATCGTTTAAAACTTTATCATTTAGTATTATTTATAGGGATCTTAGCTTCCTTCTTTATTATTAATTTGATTGTAGAAGTGCCAAACGTTGTAATTATGGGAGAAATGACGCTGTTTTTTATCATCTATGCTAAATTAACAACGACTTGA
- a CDS encoding cytidine deaminase family protein, with amino-acid sequence MKFEELYNIAKSVLNPKQISKNSYAGSVAAAILSDNGKVYKGVCIDTPCSMGFCAEHAAIAAMITDGESRVKKVIAVYQDGTIIPPCGRCREFICQIHDDNYKCEVMVKDNTVLTINDLLPVRWE; translated from the coding sequence ATGAAATTTGAAGAACTATATAATATTGCAAAAAGTGTCTTAAACCCAAAGCAAATTTCAAAAAATTCTTATGCAGGTTCGGTTGCTGCAGCCATTTTAAGTGACAATGGTAAGGTCTATAAAGGGGTATGTATAGATACTCCTTGCTCCATGGGATTTTGTGCAGAACATGCAGCAATTGCTGCTATGATTACTGATGGAGAAAGTAGAGTAAAAAAAGTTATTGCAGTTTATCAGGATGGAACAATAATACCTCCATGCGGAAGATGTAGAGAATTCATTTGTCAAATTCATGACGATAACTATAAATGTGAGGTAATGGTAAAAGACAATACTGTCCTTACTATAAACGACTTACTTCCTGTTCGTTGGGAGTAA
- a CDS encoding MDR family MFS transporter, giving the protein MTVKTENNNEVFSIRTIIGPLLAVIVGMMMVILDSTAMNVALPGIVTDFKSDVSTMQWSLTGYTLALSAVIPLAGWMTDRFGAKKIFLITITFFTIGSVLCSVAQTPEQLILYRVIQGLGGGMVAPIGMTIIFQLAPSDKIGSVMGALGVPMLLAPALGPVLAGYLVEYVTWHWIFLINLPIGIIAILVGLKFLPNVERKTAASLDYLGILLAPIAFAMLAYGVSEGGKSWTSIETLTGLIVGGVALILFIIVELRQKQPLLELRVFGSSDFRKGIVISWISQIALFGVMVIVPLFLQTVRGYGALATGLILLPQALSSGVMMPIGGRLYDKIGARPLAITGLSIITAALVMLSRISMDTTTGFIITCLVMIGAGMGLSMMAINTHVLQSAPKHLVSRVTPLTTAAQQVMVSFAVAGMTGFLTSKITTHMKTIADPMEATFSAYGDTFLLAAGIALAGVLLGTILGRPKQQSEHAEDDETKEANAKMRVGH; this is encoded by the coding sequence ATGACAGTAAAAACAGAAAATAACAATGAAGTATTCTCTATTAGAACCATCATAGGCCCCTTATTAGCTGTCATTGTTGGTATGATGATGGTAATTCTTGATAGTACGGCGATGAATGTTGCCTTGCCTGGCATAGTGACAGATTTTAAATCTGATGTTTCGACCATGCAATGGTCCTTAACAGGTTATACGCTCGCTTTATCAGCTGTCATTCCTTTAGCTGGTTGGATGACGGACCGATTTGGAGCAAAAAAGATATTTTTAATTACAATTACCTTTTTTACAATTGGATCCGTTCTCTGCTCTGTTGCACAAACTCCTGAACAGCTTATCCTCTATCGAGTTATTCAAGGACTTGGGGGAGGAATGGTAGCACCAATAGGAATGACCATTATTTTCCAACTCGCTCCTTCGGATAAAATTGGGTCTGTAATGGGGGCACTTGGGGTTCCGATGCTTTTAGCACCTGCTTTAGGACCTGTTCTAGCAGGATATCTAGTTGAATACGTTACTTGGCATTGGATTTTCCTTATTAATTTACCAATCGGGATTATTGCAATTTTGGTTGGATTGAAATTTTTACCGAATGTTGAACGAAAGACCGCTGCATCCCTTGATTATTTAGGGATTCTATTAGCGCCTATCGCATTCGCAATGCTAGCCTATGGAGTGAGTGAAGGTGGCAAAAGCTGGACTTCAATAGAAACTCTTACTGGATTAATTGTAGGTGGAGTTGCTCTCATTCTATTCATAATTGTTGAACTTCGTCAAAAGCAGCCTTTACTAGAGCTGAGAGTTTTTGGATCATCTGACTTTAGAAAAGGAATTGTGATTTCATGGATTTCTCAAATCGCATTATTTGGGGTTATGGTTATTGTCCCGTTATTTTTACAAACAGTAAGAGGTTACGGTGCATTAGCTACTGGTTTAATTCTTCTCCCACAAGCTCTTTCATCGGGTGTTATGATGCCAATTGGAGGGCGTTTATATGATAAAATAGGTGCTCGTCCTTTAGCTATAACTGGCTTGTCTATTATTACCGCAGCGCTAGTTATGCTTTCCCGAATTTCTATGGACACAACTACAGGATTTATCATTACATGTTTAGTGATGATTGGAGCAGGTATGGGACTATCCATGATGGCAATTAATACCCATGTTCTTCAATCTGCTCCCAAACATCTTGTAAGTCGCGTCACACCATTAACAACAGCGGCCCAACAAGTAATGGTTTCATTTGCAGTAGCAGGTATGACTGGGTTTCTAACGTCAAAAATTACTACTCATATGAAAACAATAGCTGACCCAATGGAAGCTACCTTTTCTGCCTATGGTGACACATTCCTTCTAGCTGCTGGGATTGCATTAGCAGGTGTGCTTTTAGGAACAATCCTTGGTAGACCAAAACAACAGTCGGAACATGCTGAAGATGATGAAACAAAAGAAGCTAATGCAAAAATGAGAGTAGGACATTAG
- a CDS encoding GNAT family N-acetyltransferase: MNPHKLLITQYNPKYAEQTVRMWRESKERAIGQKEAHSFENHIYFLNHILPEQYQIDVALIDDNVVGMIAYNEREISQLYIHIDYQGFGIGQTLLDKAKEQSSGRLSLYTFEVNENARRFYEKNGFKIISRGHENEENLPDILYEWISNK; encoded by the coding sequence GTGAACCCGCACAAATTATTAATAACTCAGTATAATCCAAAATATGCTGAACAGACAGTGAGAATGTGGCGAGAAAGTAAGGAAAGGGCTATTGGTCAGAAAGAAGCCCATAGCTTTGAAAATCATATATACTTTTTAAATCATATATTACCTGAGCAGTATCAAATAGATGTAGCGTTAATTGATGACAATGTAGTTGGTATGATTGCCTATAATGAAAGGGAAATAAGCCAACTTTATATTCATATTGATTATCAAGGATTCGGTATAGGTCAAACATTACTAGATAAAGCAAAAGAACAATCAAGTGGGAGATTATCATTATATACATTTGAAGTAAATGAAAACGCTCGACGATTTTATGAAAAGAACGGATTTAAAATCATTTCTAGAGGGCACGAAAATGAAGAAAATTTACCAGATATTCTATATGAATGGATATCTAATAAATAA
- a CDS encoding DUF3953 domain-containing protein, producing the protein MLKVLQIVCAIITVLLSSYLLITHNYNLIFLMVFFSGLFMLTKGIEAFHSERKVYGWLLIWLFLFAVYISMYQFTASQ; encoded by the coding sequence ATGCTGAAAGTTTTACAAATTGTTTGTGCCATCATAACAGTCTTACTTTCGTCTTACCTACTTATAACACATAATTATAATCTAATTTTTTTAATGGTATTCTTTTCAGGTTTATTCATGTTAACTAAAGGAATTGAAGCATTTCATAGCGAGAGAAAAGTTTACGGTTGGTTACTAATCTGGCTATTTTTATTTGCGGTATATATATCAATGTATCAATTCACAGCTTCGCAATGA
- a CDS encoding NUDIX hydrolase: MDIITFGEKKEDIAYIRRPAVYCLMFDSHKENLAIIQTIDGKYFLPGGGIENNETHEECLKREALEEMGMAIEMGNYVGCARRYFYSTNENRYYLSEGYFYLCDIGMQINKATEEEHFLKWIEPIDAMGKLFHEHQSWAVNEAIKNQL; this comes from the coding sequence ATGGATATTATCACATTCGGTGAAAAGAAAGAAGATATAGCATACATAAGGAGACCAGCTGTTTATTGTTTAATGTTCGATAGTCATAAAGAAAATTTAGCGATTATTCAAACAATTGATGGAAAGTATTTTCTTCCAGGCGGCGGAATTGAAAATAATGAGACTCATGAAGAATGTTTAAAAAGAGAAGCCCTTGAAGAAATGGGGATGGCTATTGAAATGGGTAATTATGTAGGGTGTGCCAGAAGATATTTTTATTCCACAAATGAAAATAGGTATTATCTTAGCGAAGGTTATTTTTATTTATGCGATATAGGGATGCAAATAAATAAAGCAACGGAAGAAGAACATTTCCTTAAATGGATAGAACCCATCGATGCAATGGGAAAATTATTCCATGAACATCAAAGCTGGGCAGTTAATGAAGCAATAAAAAATCAATTATAG
- a CDS encoding DoxX family protein, protein MLIISIILQSLLALVFLLTGFMKVSGNKQQVETFEHLNLPQWFRVITGLVQLIGAAGLIIGFWNPGVTALTGLWLAITMLGGVMTHIRAKDSITQAIPAFILAILATIITIFNLSDMLNLFS, encoded by the coding sequence TTGTTAATTATATCTATTATTCTTCAAAGCCTGCTAGCCTTAGTGTTCTTGTTGACTGGGTTTATGAAGGTATCTGGTAATAAACAGCAAGTAGAAACATTCGAGCACCTTAACCTACCTCAATGGTTCCGAGTGATTACTGGATTGGTACAACTAATTGGGGCCGCTGGTTTAATTATCGGTTTTTGGAATCCTGGAGTAACAGCATTAACTGGCTTATGGCTTGCGATTACGATGCTTGGTGGAGTGATGACGCATATTAGGGCAAAGGATTCTATCACTCAGGCAATTCCAGCATTCATACTGGCGATACTGGCAACTATCATTACTATTTTTAACTTATCTGACATGCTGAACCTGTTTTCTTAA
- the ycaC gene encoding isochorismate family cysteine hydrolase YcaC, producing MADLYTRLSKDNAALLLVDHQTGLISGLVRDYGVDEFKNNVLALAHTAKFFNLPVILTTSFENGPNGPLMQGLVELFPDVPKIPRPGQINAWDNEDFVNAVKMTGKKQLIIAGVVTDVCVAFPALSALNAGYEVFVVTDASGTFSKQVADAALMRMAHSGVQLMNWFSIASELQRDWRNDIEGFGALLASQLPGYQNVIGSYEGAQKDYINQKR from the coding sequence ATGGCTGACTTGTATACACGTTTATCAAAAGATAATGCAGCCTTACTTTTAGTCGATCATCAGACAGGATTAATTTCTGGTTTAGTACGTGACTATGGGGTAGATGAATTTAAAAACAACGTCCTCGCACTTGCACATACCGCGAAGTTTTTTAATTTACCTGTCATCTTGACCACAAGTTTTGAAAACGGACCAAATGGACCACTGATGCAAGGGCTTGTTGAGTTGTTTCCAGATGTGCCTAAGATTCCACGCCCTGGACAGATCAACGCCTGGGATAATGAGGATTTTGTCAATGCAGTTAAAATGACTGGGAAAAAGCAATTGATTATTGCGGGTGTTGTAACAGATGTTTGTGTTGCTTTTCCTGCATTATCAGCGCTTAACGCAGGCTATGAAGTATTTGTCGTAACGGATGCGTCAGGAACTTTCAGTAAACAAGTTGCAGATGCGGCATTAATGCGTATGGCCCATAGTGGCGTACAACTGATGAACTGGTTTAGTATTGCCAGTGAATTGCAAAGAGATTGGCGAAACGACATCGAAGGTTTTGGTGCTTTACTTGCAAGCCAATTACCTGGCTATCAAAATGTTATCGGAAGCTATGAAGGAGCTCAAAAAGATTACATTAACCAGAAAAGATAA
- a CDS encoding transcriptional regulator codes for MREQLIKAMQRNQLVNMMYVSKNGSVTKRRVKVIKIVGDSFQAFCFTRQAKRTFLISNVLAVIPIVSKGREVV; via the coding sequence ATGAGGGAACAACTGATTAAGGCTATGCAACGTAATCAATTGGTAAACATGATGTATGTATCTAAAAATGGGTCTGTAACAAAAAGGCGAGTAAAGGTTATTAAAATCGTTGGCGATTCATTCCAAGCATTTTGTTTTACAAGGCAGGCAAAGCGTACTTTTTTAATCAGCAATGTTCTAGCAGTTATTCCTATAGTAAGTAAGGGGCGTGAGGTTGTATGA
- a CDS encoding YolD-like family protein: MIKDRGTIKWAAMMMPEHLDFLKEYKQDVTDKPRELAEWELEELQQTMDHAYRQQLDVKLDVWTAGKTTQWTGIIKAITTTELILETLLKTKTIPIQSIKSAQLEADYYD; the protein is encoded by the coding sequence ATGATAAAGGACAGAGGAACGATAAAATGGGCAGCCATGATGATGCCAGAGCATTTAGATTTTCTCAAAGAATACAAACAAGATGTTACTGATAAGCCGAGAGAATTAGCTGAATGGGAACTAGAAGAATTACAACAAACAATGGATCACGCTTATCGTCAGCAGCTAGATGTCAAGCTAGACGTGTGGACGGCAGGTAAAACAACACAATGGACAGGAATTATTAAAGCGATTACTACTACAGAACTCATACTCGAAACATTACTTAAAACGAAAACAATCCCCATTCAAAGTATAAAGTCAGCTCAACTAGAAGCTGATTATTATGATTAA
- a CDS encoding aconitate hydratase, which produces MIKPEQRQLLHKYLLIELAVKSLQIDYQKAEQFKMKVVFLPLMDALLKDLRQEYFDLKRQLAQQRIRVVGWHRVDEYFSDVQVATTGNDVVLRYANQALKTQVEKLLINYIRNNQQVLE; this is translated from the coding sequence ATGATTAAACCTGAACAACGCCAGCTGTTACACAAGTACTTATTAATAGAACTAGCGGTAAAATCATTGCAGATTGATTATCAAAAAGCAGAACAGTTTAAAATGAAAGTTGTCTTTCTTCCATTGATGGATGCGTTATTAAAGGATTTACGCCAAGAGTATTTTGACCTCAAAAGACAGCTTGCACAGCAGCGTATACGAGTGGTTGGCTGGCATCGTGTGGATGAATATTTTAGTGATGTGCAAGTTGCAACTACGGGTAATGATGTCGTCCTCCGTTATGCAAATCAGGCGTTGAAAACACAGGTGGAAAAATTATTGATTAATTATATAAGGAACAACCAACAGGTTCTCGAATGA
- a CDS encoding NADPH-dependent FMN reductase: MIKVGILVGSLRKESFSKKLAIHVASLFPEGYKTEFVEIGNLPFYNQDFDDEDNAPSEYTAFRNKMKEIGAVLFVTPEYNRSIPAVIKNALDVGSRPYGANVWDGKPAAIISQSPGRLSGFGANHHLRQPLVFLNMPILQQPEAYIGNVADLLDENGNVKDERTVKFLQTFIDAFVDLIKKHSK; this comes from the coding sequence ATGATAAAAGTTGGTATTTTGGTTGGTAGTCTTCGGAAAGAATCTTTTTCAAAAAAACTTGCAATACATGTTGCATCTTTATTCCCTGAAGGATATAAAACAGAATTTGTCGAAATAGGAAATTTACCTTTTTATAATCAGGATTTTGATGATGAAGACAATGCACCTTCAGAATATACGGCTTTCCGTAACAAGATGAAGGAAATTGGGGCTGTTTTATTCGTAACTCCTGAATATAACCGTTCTATACCTGCAGTAATAAAGAATGCATTGGATGTGGGTTCTCGTCCTTATGGAGCAAATGTATGGGATGGCAAACCAGCAGCAATTATCAGCCAATCACCTGGTAGATTGAGTGGATTTGGTGCTAATCATCATTTACGTCAACCTTTAGTATTCTTAAATATGCCAATACTACAACAACCTGAAGCTTATATTGGAAATGTGGCTGATTTACTAGATGAAAACGGTAATGTGAAAGATGAAAGAACGGTTAAATTTTTACAAACCTTCATTGATGCATTCGTAGATTTAATTAAAAAACATAGCAAATAA